The following coding sequences are from one Candidatus Dadabacteria bacterium window:
- a CDS encoding efflux RND transporter periplasmic adaptor subunit translates to MENEAVVMRITVLMLFLAVCFFPGLSLAQPPDAPVVVSAVVEREVKKPLRLVGATFPARKSTISSEVEGVVGKMNAEEGQYVKKGETLAEIKNDKIRFALEQLKNERKEALARAELSEKDFARMKELYDKGIISDGDFDRARTQRESTQAGLLSLESRIEIAEYDLAASRIAAPFNGYVTKHHAEAGQWLGLGDKVVSFVDIDTIEVMAGVPERYVDDISEGMEVEVILPSHNRLTIPAEISSVIPDADPRTVSFPVRVVLENPDHTIKSSASAILMVRIGETEKIKLVPKDSIVRSPQGTMVFVVREGLAHSVPVEEKGWYEGFTHVEGGISVGESVVVRGNERLMSMQKVRITDTIEQ, encoded by the coding sequence ATGGAGAATGAAGCCGTGGTTATGCGAATAACAGTCTTAATGCTTTTTTTAGCTGTCTGTTTTTTCCCCGGGCTCTCGCTCGCCCAGCCTCCCGACGCTCCAGTGGTGGTATCCGCGGTTGTCGAGAGGGAGGTGAAGAAGCCCCTCAGGCTTGTCGGCGCAACCTTTCCTGCGAGAAAATCCACCATATCAAGCGAGGTCGAAGGAGTAGTCGGGAAAATGAACGCCGAGGAGGGCCAGTACGTAAAAAAGGGTGAGACCCTCGCCGAGATAAAGAACGACAAGATCCGCTTTGCCCTTGAGCAGCTTAAGAACGAGAGAAAGGAAGCCCTTGCGAGGGCCGAGCTTTCGGAAAAAGATTTTGCAAGGATGAAAGAGCTTTACGACAAGGGAATTATTTCTGATGGAGATTTTGACAGGGCAAGGACCCAGAGGGAGTCCACTCAGGCCGGGCTGCTCAGCCTCGAAAGCCGCATCGAAATCGCCGAATACGATCTTGCGGCGTCGAGGATAGCCGCCCCCTTTAACGGCTACGTGACTAAGCACCACGCCGAAGCGGGACAGTGGTTAGGTCTCGGGGACAAGGTGGTTTCCTTTGTGGACATAGACACGATAGAGGTAATGGCTGGGGTGCCCGAGAGGTACGTAGATGACATAAGCGAGGGCATGGAGGTTGAAGTCATACTGCCCTCTCACAATCGGCTTACCATTCCTGCAGAGATCTCTTCAGTCATCCCGGACGCGGACCCGAGAACCGTATCCTTTCCGGTAAGGGTGGTGCTTGAGAATCCCGATCATACGATAAAATCCTCAGCTTCGGCCATACTCATGGTAAGGATCGGCGAAACCGAGAAAATAAAGCTCGTACCGAAAGATTCCATAGTCAGGTCTCCCCAGGGCACCATGGTTTTTGTCGTGAGGGAAGGACTTGCGCACTCTGTGCCGGTGGAAGAAAAGGGCTGGTATGAGGGCTTCACTCACGTTGAAGGGGGAATAAGCGTAGGCGAGAGCGTGGTCGTGAGAGGAAACGAGAGACTCATGTCCATGCAGAAAGTCAGGATCACTGACACCATAGAGCAATGA
- a CDS encoding efflux RND transporter permease subunit, with protein sequence MNLVETSIKNPVTVAVGVIFLVIFGVISLFRIPVQLTPDVETLRVTVSTFWRGASPFEMESEVVNEQEDELRGITGLRRLDSESSENSSEVILEFEVGADIDSKVVKVSNRLDQVKEYPDEVERPVITTVDPRANAMAWFILKPLPDSPADINLYYDFADEIIRTRLERVPGVGASNVFGGRERLIEVLFDPAALAKRNITIAGLAASIDRENENFSAGSFNEGKRQYLVRTVGEYRTTRDIENIVVATAQSGLPVYLRDVATIRLGYEDPGYTVRQNGEPCIAVNVLRESGANSIEVKEGIFAAVEELNEGVLKENGLRLRNVYEETGYIKNAIKLVRGNLIIGGVLAITVLLLFLRSASSTIIVAIAIPSSVIGTFIVFEALGRTLNVVSLAGMSFAVGMVIDNSIVVLENVYRHMQMGKSRMKAAYDGTTEVWGAVLASTLTTAAVFIPIMFIQEQTGQLFRDIAIAISVSVILSLLVSITVIPSASSKYLSAKGAESLERLHIMSRLFGFAGRVSEFINRFTEEIMTSVRKRAVLVGSFTLLSIVLIIAVFPKTEYLPTGNRNLLFGILIPPPGYNVEEYTAIGKQLEADFEPYMNGKTATGKDLPRIKNFFYVARGKQIFMGAVAENRKELKELFPVLQQALSKVPGTFGVIIQPSIFNANIGEGRSIDVNVTGDDLDEILKTARSVFFMSMESMPGAQIRPIPSLDLGNPELRIVTEREAASRVGITNSELGFTVRSLIDGVQASDFNLEGQEVDIVLRAEQDFSERTQDIENIMITSPSGQVVTVGALARVSLESGPEQINHYERQRVITIQITPPEEIALEEAIETVNDDIISVLQQSGQVGERTGFVLAGTADKLATAKDALQWNFLLAVMISFLLMAALFGSFLHPLVILITVPFASLGGFLGLFILNLFTYQPLDILTMLGFVILIGIVINNAILIVHQALNNIRAGMEQQEAIRESVRVRIRPIFMSTLTSVFGMLPLVLAPGEGSELYKGLGSVVVGGLVLSTVFTLFLIPSVFSLMLEFRRRPSFL encoded by the coding sequence ATGAATCTTGTCGAGACCTCTATAAAAAATCCCGTAACCGTAGCCGTCGGCGTTATATTCCTTGTTATTTTCGGGGTTATCTCGCTCTTTAGAATTCCCGTTCAGCTTACCCCGGACGTCGAGACGCTCAGGGTTACCGTGAGCACCTTCTGGAGAGGGGCAAGCCCCTTTGAGATGGAAAGCGAGGTGGTAAACGAGCAGGAAGACGAGCTCAGGGGAATAACGGGACTCAGAAGGCTTGACAGCGAGAGCTCGGAGAACTCCTCCGAGGTAATACTCGAGTTTGAAGTTGGCGCCGACATTGACTCCAAGGTGGTCAAGGTGTCGAACAGGCTTGACCAGGTAAAGGAATACCCGGACGAGGTCGAGCGGCCCGTGATAACCACCGTCGATCCCAGGGCAAACGCCATGGCGTGGTTTATCCTGAAGCCTCTTCCTGACAGTCCCGCTGATATAAATCTCTACTACGATTTCGCGGATGAGATAATCCGCACCAGGCTTGAGAGGGTTCCCGGAGTCGGGGCCTCAAACGTGTTCGGCGGAAGGGAACGGCTTATAGAGGTTCTTTTCGACCCCGCCGCGCTTGCCAAGAGGAATATTACGATAGCTGGGCTTGCCGCCTCCATTGACAGGGAGAATGAGAATTTCAGCGCCGGTTCCTTTAACGAGGGTAAAAGGCAGTATCTCGTTCGAACTGTCGGAGAGTACAGAACCACGCGGGACATAGAAAACATAGTAGTGGCTACCGCGCAAAGCGGTCTTCCCGTTTACCTGAGGGATGTTGCCACTATCCGCCTCGGGTACGAGGATCCGGGCTACACCGTGAGGCAGAACGGAGAGCCCTGCATCGCCGTTAACGTGCTTCGCGAAAGCGGGGCGAACTCAATAGAGGTTAAAGAGGGCATCTTTGCGGCCGTTGAGGAACTGAATGAGGGAGTCCTCAAGGAAAACGGACTTCGCCTCCGGAATGTCTACGAAGAGACCGGGTACATAAAAAACGCGATAAAGCTCGTTAGGGGAAATCTTATTATAGGCGGTGTGCTCGCCATAACGGTTCTTCTTCTTTTCCTTAGAAGCGCGAGCAGCACGATAATTGTGGCAATCGCCATACCGTCAAGCGTCATAGGGACTTTCATAGTTTTCGAGGCGCTCGGGCGCACCTTAAACGTGGTCAGTCTTGCGGGGATGAGCTTCGCCGTCGGCATGGTCATAGATAACTCGATCGTGGTTCTTGAAAACGTGTACCGCCACATGCAGATGGGAAAATCGAGGATGAAGGCAGCCTATGACGGCACGACCGAGGTCTGGGGGGCGGTGCTTGCAAGCACCCTCACCACGGCCGCCGTGTTCATTCCGATCATGTTCATTCAGGAGCAGACGGGACAGCTGTTTCGCGACATAGCCATAGCGATCAGCGTCTCCGTCATACTTAGTCTTCTTGTTTCCATAACCGTCATACCGTCTGCGTCTTCAAAGTACCTCTCCGCGAAGGGCGCGGAATCTCTTGAGCGCCTTCATATCATGTCGCGGCTGTTCGGTTTCGCGGGAAGGGTCTCAGAATTTATAAACCGCTTTACCGAGGAGATAATGACAAGCGTCAGGAAAAGAGCGGTTCTCGTGGGTTCCTTCACCCTCTTGTCAATAGTGCTTATAATCGCCGTCTTTCCCAAGACCGAGTATCTTCCCACGGGGAACAGGAACCTGCTTTTCGGGATACTTATCCCGCCTCCCGGATACAATGTCGAGGAATATACTGCCATCGGAAAGCAGCTCGAGGCTGATTTCGAACCCTACATGAACGGAAAGACCGCGACCGGGAAAGATCTCCCGCGGATAAAGAATTTCTTCTACGTCGCGAGGGGAAAACAGATTTTCATGGGCGCGGTCGCCGAGAACAGAAAGGAACTCAAGGAACTTTTTCCCGTTCTTCAACAGGCCCTGTCCAAGGTCCCGGGAACGTTCGGAGTGATAATTCAGCCCAGCATCTTTAACGCCAACATAGGCGAGGGGAGGTCGATAGATGTTAACGTCACGGGAGATGATCTGGACGAGATACTGAAGACCGCTAGGAGCGTGTTTTTCATGTCCATGGAGAGCATGCCCGGGGCGCAGATAAGACCGATTCCGAGCCTTGATCTCGGAAACCCCGAGCTCAGGATCGTTACTGAGCGGGAGGCGGCTTCTCGGGTCGGGATCACCAACAGCGAGCTCGGGTTTACCGTGAGATCCCTGATAGACGGAGTCCAGGCAAGCGATTTTAACCTCGAGGGACAGGAGGTCGACATAGTCTTGCGGGCGGAGCAGGATTTCTCCGAGAGAACCCAGGATATAGAGAACATAATGATCACTTCTCCGAGCGGGCAGGTGGTTACCGTGGGAGCCCTGGCCAGGGTCAGTCTTGAGAGCGGCCCGGAGCAGATAAATCACTACGAAAGACAAAGGGTGATAACGATACAGATAACTCCTCCCGAGGAAATTGCGCTTGAGGAGGCGATAGAGACCGTTAACGACGATATAATCTCCGTGCTTCAGCAAAGCGGCCAGGTGGGGGAGCGGACCGGTTTTGTCCTTGCCGGGACAGCGGACAAGCTCGCAACGGCAAAAGACGCGCTTCAGTGGAACTTTCTTCTGGCCGTGATGATATCGTTTCTGCTGATGGCGGCTCTTTTCGGGAGTTTTCTCCATCCGCTTGTTATCCTGATCACGGTTCCGTTTGCCTCCCTCGGAGGGTTTCTAGGGCTTTTTATCCTTAACCTGTTCACGTACCAGCCGCTTGATATACTGACGATGCTGGGTTTTGTTATTCTCATAGGGATAGTCATTAACAACGCCATACTCATAGTCCACCAAGCGCTTAACAACATCCGGGCGGGCATGGAACAGCAGGAGGCCATACGCGAATCGGTAAGGGTGAGGATAAGGCCGATCTTCATGAGCACCCTCACGAGCGTATTCGGCATGCTTCCCCTTGTGCTTGCCCCGGGGGAAGGCTCTGAGCTTTACAAGGGCCTTGGAAGCGTCGTGGTCGGCGGACTTGTTCTCTCCACGGTCTTCACCCTGTTTCTGATCCCTTCCGTTTTCAGCCTCATGCTAGAGTTCCGAAGAAGGCCCTCCTTCTTATGA
- a CDS encoding class II fumarate hydratase — MAKTKYRVESDSMGKMKVPSDAYYGAQTARAVENFPVSGRTLPREFIRAMGLVKLAAAHTNAELGFLKKGAARAIARAAQEVVDGKLDDHFVVDVFQTGSGTSTNMNTNEVIANRATEILKGKTRVHPNDHVNMGQSSNDVIPTAMHVSSLEAIEKDLIPSLEYLRDALSKKAKEFDHIVKIGRTHLMDATPIRLGQEFSGYASMVDHGISRLKRTRTDLSELAIGGTAVGTGINTHKDFGKQVAARITEATGVKFREAKNHFEAQASKDAVVQASGALKTVSVSLIKIANDIRWLGSGPRCGFGEVLLPAIQPGSSIMPGKVNPVIGESVTQVAAQVIGNDAAITIGGQSGNFELNVMMPMMADNLLQSIRLLSRVCTVFVDKCISGIEADEERCGETIEQSLAMCTSLAPIIGYDNAAAIAKEAYASGSTVREVARQKGVLSDEELDRVLDPLSMTKPTS; from the coding sequence ATGGCTAAGACGAAATACAGGGTGGAATCCGACTCGATGGGAAAGATGAAAGTTCCCTCGGACGCTTATTACGGGGCGCAGACGGCAAGGGCGGTTGAGAACTTTCCCGTGAGCGGACGCACTCTTCCAAGGGAATTCATAAGGGCGATGGGTCTTGTGAAACTGGCCGCCGCGCATACAAACGCAGAACTCGGATTCTTGAAGAAGGGTGCCGCGCGGGCCATAGCGAGAGCCGCGCAGGAGGTTGTCGACGGGAAGCTTGACGATCATTTCGTGGTGGACGTTTTTCAGACGGGTTCAGGCACCTCGACAAACATGAACACGAATGAAGTGATAGCCAACAGGGCGACCGAGATACTTAAGGGAAAGACCCGGGTGCATCCGAACGACCATGTGAACATGGGTCAGTCAAGCAATGACGTGATCCCCACGGCCATGCATGTCTCTTCCCTTGAAGCGATAGAAAAAGACCTCATACCGTCGCTTGAGTATCTTCGCGACGCGCTCTCGAAAAAGGCAAAGGAGTTTGATCACATAGTAAAGATAGGGCGCACCCACCTTATGGACGCTACCCCTATACGGCTCGGTCAGGAGTTCAGCGGGTACGCGAGCATGGTTGATCACGGGATCTCGAGATTAAAGAGGACAAGAACCGACCTTTCAGAACTTGCCATAGGAGGGACCGCGGTCGGCACGGGGATAAACACCCACAAGGATTTCGGAAAACAGGTGGCGGCGAGGATAACCGAGGCTACGGGGGTTAAGTTCAGGGAGGCTAAAAACCACTTCGAGGCCCAGGCGTCAAAGGACGCGGTTGTCCAGGCAAGCGGAGCACTCAAGACGGTCTCCGTGAGCCTCATCAAGATAGCAAATGACATACGGTGGCTTGGAAGCGGCCCGCGCTGCGGCTTCGGAGAGGTCCTTCTGCCTGCGATACAGCCTGGTTCGTCCATTATGCCCGGGAAGGTTAACCCGGTGATCGGCGAGTCGGTTACACAGGTCGCGGCCCAGGTGATCGGCAATGACGCGGCGATAACGATCGGAGGGCAGTCGGGGAATTTCGAGCTCAACGTGATGATGCCAATGATGGCGGACAATCTCCTTCAGTCGATAAGGCTTCTCTCGAGGGTATGCACCGTGTTTGTCGACAAGTGCATCTCCGGGATAGAGGCGGATGAAGAGCGCTGCGGGGAAACCATCGAGCAGAGCCTCGCCATGTGCACCAGCCTAGCGCCGATCATAGGTTATGACAACGCGGCTGCGATTGCGAAGGAAGCCTACGCTTCGGGGAGCACCGTAAGGGAAGTTGCCAGGCAAAAGGGAGTGCTTTCAGACGAGGAACTTGACAGGGTTCTTGATCCGCTGTCGATGACAAAGCCGACTTCCTAG
- a CDS encoding type II toxin-antitoxin system death-on-curing family toxin — protein MKYLSPEKVVAMHEQIIRPDELQGVARNKYIESVLARVDNRIAYGLIEDVFELAACYACCIAVGNAFNDGNKRTAFKAMDTCLTINGIELDFDTAEAGDMMIKAAQGFIDERELAEWLRTLAQENFRTQGG, from the coding sequence ATGAAATATTTATCACCCGAGAAGGTGGTTGCCATGCACGAGCAGATCATTAGACCTGACGAATTGCAAGGCGTGGCCCGGAACAAGTATATAGAATCAGTTTTGGCACGTGTCGACAACCGCATCGCCTACGGGTTGATTGAGGATGTGTTTGAACTTGCTGCCTGTTATGCATGTTGTATTGCTGTTGGTAATGCGTTTAATGACGGTAATAAGAGAACAGCATTTAAGGCAATGGATACTTGCTTGACTATAAACGGTATAGAGTTGGATTTTGACACGGCGGAAGCTGGTGACATGATGATTAAAGCCGCCCAAGGCTTTATTGACGAAAGGGAACTGGCGGAGTGGCTTAGAACCCTGGCTCAAGAGAATTTTCGAACTCAAGGCGGTTAA
- a CDS encoding AAA family ATPase: MEKVSNFLDLNEEQSLILRPARKVAVRAGAGSGKTRAIIARYLGILEGGEADIPQIVAVTFTENAAAELRSRISSEITRYIKDYGHRGNIAEGWRRKFFSAPIGTIHSFCSGILRENVFDSGLPLNFSVIEGSEEDAFYEQNIGKFLLMKIGEDDPKLKRLLEMESYDYAQILKIIAMILKEAARLHMTPPFSYCGERPGPEKPPPEALESMDKRLRARIEDYISVLSSRSERRKQALQDLSGKIDMTLGLDPNIRYLKAVYEEARNEMKKSEVEQSRLALVDTVFSVMGHYDSEINSIYLDLSGDAYGFLRQRKILEEKIEYEDMIRLTIELLEKNPEILGYYRNFLKFIIVDEFQDTDSLQLRLMNLLTDGDSRGSLIVVGDVNQSIYGFRGAEPETFGKILQAGDFEKISFAANYRSRGSLIDFFNVFFADTFPKGYYEEMTAPVPKSGSGISVEIIACEGAKPDAAIELEARAVASRIKEVQKESPEEIALLFRRSSNVSVYEKALAREGIRFQSRIGRGFYDLPEVRDVMSMLRYLLDPQDLLAWASVLRSPYFGASDDELFSHFRVGGGENGSRVGQYLRFLDEKRREYVNGDAFGAVDFAVNGLGYSSAALALPDGKAKYLNLKKVLLMAENLVSHKGYGLCQVVEHFDSMRGSYEEEQVFEETDDSGVVKLMTVHGAKGLEFHTVFLCNTNYRRVVPSERVMADIEKGFVVRYPASSSDNWEELKSRVERKETEEERRDLYVAMTRAKERLFICLSGRRLAKEDRIQVEKGSFAELIDSKLSLSSRCLEEPQGFTDDTWGISFPGLYEGEASEEPDSASDTPSVETKTPLRLKYMEPTYGREDKPKRVEISPLPDLFSPTDRLKDPERVGSIMHRFLEVWDFREETAEKEIEFVLGEFLVSNPNMKELLLELSSNFLESELFSFIGEAREIRRELKFVFDPGEGASRRGRIDLLTEEDGGMRLFDYKYRKSMNEDAREAYEEQMDGYREAIRSRFEKPLLSRHIVLIPQVELVSI; encoded by the coding sequence ATGGAGAAAGTTTCCAACTTCTTAGATCTTAACGAAGAGCAGTCCCTGATACTTCGCCCGGCAAGAAAAGTGGCGGTCAGGGCGGGAGCGGGCTCGGGAAAGACAAGAGCCATAATAGCTAGGTATCTGGGGATTCTGGAAGGGGGAGAAGCGGATATTCCTCAAATTGTGGCCGTTACCTTTACGGAGAACGCCGCTGCGGAACTGAGATCCAGAATAAGTTCCGAAATCACGAGATATATCAAGGATTACGGCCACAGGGGGAATATAGCCGAGGGTTGGCGCAGGAAGTTCTTCTCCGCTCCCATAGGAACTATCCACAGCTTCTGCTCAGGGATACTGAGGGAAAACGTCTTCGATTCAGGACTTCCGCTTAACTTCTCCGTAATTGAAGGTTCCGAAGAGGACGCTTTTTACGAACAGAATATCGGCAAGTTTCTTCTGATGAAGATCGGGGAAGACGATCCAAAGCTGAAGAGGCTTCTCGAGATGGAATCTTATGATTACGCTCAGATTCTGAAGATCATAGCGATGATACTGAAAGAAGCGGCAAGGCTCCATATGACACCTCCTTTTTCCTACTGCGGAGAGAGACCCGGCCCCGAAAAGCCTCCCCCGGAAGCGCTTGAATCCATGGATAAAAGGCTTCGCGCGAGGATCGAGGACTATATCTCCGTTCTTTCGTCCCGTTCTGAGAGGAGAAAACAGGCTCTTCAGGACCTAAGCGGAAAAATAGACATGACTCTGGGTCTTGACCCAAATATCCGCTACCTGAAAGCCGTTTACGAAGAGGCGAGAAATGAGATGAAAAAGTCCGAGGTTGAGCAGTCGAGGCTTGCGCTTGTTGATACGGTCTTTTCAGTCATGGGACATTATGATTCGGAAATCAACTCTATCTATCTTGATTTATCGGGCGACGCGTATGGTTTTCTTAGGCAGAGGAAAATCCTTGAGGAGAAAATAGAGTACGAGGACATGATACGTCTCACAATTGAACTCCTCGAAAAAAATCCTGAAATACTAGGCTATTACAGAAACTTCCTGAAGTTTATTATAGTTGATGAATTCCAGGACACCGATTCCCTTCAGCTCAGGTTGATGAACCTTCTCACAGACGGCGACTCCAGAGGCAGTCTTATTGTGGTCGGTGACGTGAACCAGTCCATCTACGGCTTCAGGGGGGCCGAGCCCGAGACGTTCGGGAAGATACTTCAGGCCGGGGATTTCGAGAAGATATCCTTTGCGGCCAATTACCGCTCTCGCGGCAGTCTCATAGACTTTTTCAATGTTTTTTTCGCCGACACTTTTCCCAAAGGATATTACGAAGAGATGACAGCCCCCGTACCTAAGAGTGGTTCCGGTATCTCGGTGGAAATCATCGCGTGCGAAGGAGCGAAGCCCGATGCGGCTATTGAACTTGAGGCCCGCGCCGTGGCGTCGAGGATAAAGGAGGTACAGAAGGAATCTCCGGAAGAAATTGCTCTTCTGTTCAGAAGGTCTTCAAACGTCTCTGTCTACGAGAAGGCCCTTGCGCGGGAGGGTATCAGGTTCCAGTCACGCATAGGGCGCGGTTTCTACGATCTTCCCGAGGTAAGGGACGTCATGTCCATGCTCAGATACCTGCTTGATCCTCAGGACCTGCTGGCCTGGGCGTCTGTGCTCAGGTCTCCTTATTTCGGGGCGTCGGATGACGAGCTTTTCTCCCATTTCCGGGTAGGGGGAGGAGAAAACGGCTCCAGGGTCGGGCAATACCTTCGTTTTCTTGATGAAAAAAGAAGGGAATACGTTAACGGAGATGCATTCGGGGCGGTCGATTTTGCTGTAAACGGGCTTGGTTATTCCTCCGCGGCTCTGGCGCTCCCGGACGGCAAGGCCAAATACCTCAACCTCAAAAAAGTTCTTCTGATGGCAGAGAATCTGGTCTCACACAAGGGATACGGGCTTTGCCAGGTGGTTGAGCACTTTGATTCCATGCGCGGAAGTTATGAAGAAGAGCAGGTTTTTGAGGAAACAGACGACAGCGGGGTAGTGAAGCTTATGACGGTTCACGGGGCGAAGGGGCTTGAGTTTCATACCGTTTTTCTCTGCAACACTAACTACAGAAGGGTCGTGCCGTCTGAAAGGGTGATGGCGGATATCGAAAAAGGTTTTGTAGTCAGATATCCGGCCTCCTCTTCGGATAACTGGGAAGAGCTTAAATCCCGCGTCGAGAGAAAAGAAACCGAGGAGGAGAGAAGAGACCTCTACGTGGCCATGACCCGGGCCAAGGAAAGACTTTTCATATGCTTAAGCGGCCGCCGTCTGGCCAAGGAAGACCGGATCCAGGTGGAAAAGGGAAGCTTCGCCGAACTTATTGATTCGAAGCTCTCCCTCTCTTCCCGGTGTCTTGAGGAACCGCAAGGATTTACAGACGACACATGGGGAATTTCTTTCCCGGGTCTCTACGAGGGAGAAGCTTCAGAAGAACCTGACTCAGCCTCGGATACTCCATCCGTGGAAACGAAAACTCCTTTACGGCTTAAATACATGGAACCCACATACGGCAGGGAAGATAAGCCAAAGCGGGTGGAGATCTCCCCGCTTCCAGACCTGTTTTCTCCTACTGACCGCTTAAAGGATCCGGAGAGAGTGGGGAGCATAATGCACAGGTTCCTTGAGGTCTGGGATTTCAGGGAGGAAACGGCCGAGAAAGAGATTGAGTTCGTTCTGGGGGAATTCCTCGTCTCAAACCCGAATATGAAGGAACTGCTGCTGGAACTTTCCTCGAATTTTCTAGAGTCCGAGCTCTTTTCCTTTATAGGCGAGGCTCGGGAAATCAGAAGAGAGCTTAAATTTGTCTTTGATCCCGGTGAGGGTGCTTCGAGAAGGGGCAGAATAGACCTTCTGACGGAAGAGGATGGGGGAATGCGTCTTTTCGACTACAAGTACAGAAAATCGATGAATGAAGACGCCCGTGAGGCTTACGAAGAGCAGATGGACGGTTACCGCGAAGCCATACGCTCAAGATTCGAAAAACCACTGCTTTCGCGCCACATAGTTCTTATCCCGCAGGTTGAGCTTGTCTCCATATAA
- a CDS encoding glycosyltransferase family 2 protein, whose protein sequence is MEKTVVIIPALNEERSIGQVIGDIPRDLVTETVVVNNGSTDSTASVASGCGATVIDEERRGYGQACLAGIDYIKSSSYPPDIIVFLDGDYSDYPGEMKNLVSPIIEDGYDLVIGSRTIGERQKGALLPQALVGNYVATRLIKLFYGVSFTDLGPFRAVRYDKLLSLGMRDRTFGWTVEMQVKAAKKGLRCTEIPVSYRKRIGTSKVTGTITGSFMAGVKIIWMIFRQLLS, encoded by the coding sequence ATGGAAAAAACGGTCGTGATAATCCCGGCGCTTAACGAAGAGCGCTCCATAGGGCAGGTGATTGGGGATATTCCCCGGGACCTCGTTACGGAGACAGTGGTCGTTAACAACGGCTCGACCGACTCCACAGCAAGCGTTGCCTCGGGTTGCGGGGCTACGGTTATAGATGAAGAGAGGAGGGGGTATGGGCAGGCATGTCTTGCAGGGATAGATTACATTAAAAGTTCTTCGTATCCACCTGATATCATAGTGTTTTTGGATGGAGACTATTCTGATTATCCGGGAGAAATGAAAAACCTCGTCTCACCGATAATCGAGGACGGATACGATCTCGTCATAGGGTCAAGGACCATCGGCGAAAGACAGAAAGGGGCGCTTCTGCCCCAGGCCCTTGTGGGCAACTACGTGGCTACTAGGCTTATAAAACTGTTTTACGGAGTGAGCTTTACCGACCTTGGTCCCTTCAGGGCCGTAAGATACGACAAGCTCCTTTCTCTTGGCATGAGAGACAGGACTTTCGGATGGACGGTTGAGATGCAGGTAAAGGCCGCCAAGAAAGGACTTCGCTGCACCGAGATTCCGGTGAGTTACAGGAAGAGAATAGGAACTTCAAAGGTAACCGGAACAATCACGGGAAGCTTTATGGCCGGGGTGAAGATCATCTGGATGATATTCAGGCAGCTTCTTTCATAG
- a CDS encoding glutaminyl-peptide cyclotransferase, translating to MLYNSKFQKKYLWLRISPVGKEHHKRINPLAGVAGLVCLFLLIFSSCFTTENKGNYPVGTAFNVLYSFPHDLTAFTQGFVYRDGFLYESTGLYGNSSLRKINPVTGAVFVRVNLPARFFGEGLTIIGDSIYQLTWRSRQGFIYDKESLQQKGSFTYFTEGWGLTDDGTQLIMSDGTEKLYFLSPRNFGITKVLSVKENGSAVTMLNELEYVDGKIYCNIWNSDDIVVVDSYSGMVERRINLGELRERLSFAHEAGVLNGIAWKSSSRTFLITGKNWSEVFEIRFAFP from the coding sequence ATTCTATATAATTCGAAGTTTCAAAAAAAGTATTTATGGCTTAGAATAAGCCCTGTGGGGAAGGAGCATCATAAACGAATAAATCCCCTTGCGGGCGTGGCAGGTCTTGTCTGCCTCTTTCTCCTTATTTTTTCCTCATGTTTCACGACGGAAAACAAGGGAAATTATCCCGTTGGGACTGCTTTCAATGTACTCTACTCTTTCCCCCACGACCTGACTGCCTTCACTCAGGGATTTGTCTACAGAGATGGTTTTCTTTATGAAAGTACCGGGCTTTACGGAAACTCATCTCTTAGAAAGATCAACCCGGTCACGGGAGCAGTGTTTGTAAGGGTGAACCTTCCCGCGAGGTTTTTCGGCGAAGGTCTTACCATAATAGGCGACAGCATATACCAGCTCACCTGGAGGTCCAGACAGGGCTTCATATACGACAAAGAGAGCCTGCAGCAGAAAGGGTCGTTTACCTACTTCACCGAAGGCTGGGGACTTACAGACGACGGAACTCAACTCATAATGAGCGACGGAACCGAAAAACTGTATTTTCTTTCCCCTAGGAACTTCGGGATAACAAAAGTGTTAAGCGTAAAGGAGAATGGATCGGCAGTTACCATGCTTAACGAGCTTGAATATGTGGATGGAAAAATCTACTGCAACATATGGAACTCGGACGATATAGTGGTCGTAGATTCCTACAGCGGCATGGTGGAGAGACGGATAAACCTAGGGGAACTCAGGGAAAGACTCAGTTTCGCGCACGAGGCCGGAGTGCTAAATGGAATCGCCTGGAAATCCTCCTCCCGTACTTTCCTTATCACCGGAAAGAACTGGTCCGAGGTCTTTGAGATAAGATTCGCTTTCCCTTGA